The stretch of DNA AGATACAATTTTGCATGTTTTTAACAATTCCGAACCCTGGTTTTAAATAGCAATTGCCAGTACTAGCTAATCTTATTACCCACCTTTGGCTCCAAACATCTCGGCGTGCTGCTTAAAAGCACTGCGATTGCGCTTGCCTCGCTTCCGCATATTCAAACGCAGGGCGGAGACCTTCATCTTGGACCTGCTGCGCTTGGACTTTGGACTATTTGGCCGCAGATCTGACTCCGCCTCCACCGATTGCCGCTTGGTTGTTAGACTTGGACTGCTGGGACTGAGACTTGGACTCGGACTGGGCGTAGTGCGGCGGCCCAAATTGCTTTCGGTATCGGAATGATTGTGGTGATAGTTGGCTGTCGCCACTTCCTCTTCCTCCTGATCCACCTCCTCATCGTCGCACTCATCGTCCTGATCGATGATTTCTATCTCCTCGGCATCATCGTCATCCGAGAGAGCCTGCCGCAGCATAATTTCCGGTCCACCGCCATAGATATTATGCAGGAAGCGCCACAGGCGGGCATTCAATTGGGCGTAATCGGAGCCCAAACGCACGCAGCTCACGGTGGCTGTGCCATTTAGCGAACTATTCTCGGTGGGAGCAGCGATGCCCTCGTTGGCAATCGGTCCCGGATCCTTGTGGGTCTTTCCCCGCGAGAATTGCTGCCACGAGCGAAGCCAGGGCATGGCGATGGCATAGATGGCCGTTGAATCGAACTCGTTTTGCAGCCCATTGTACTTGGTGAACTCGTTGAGTTCGTACAGCTGACGACGGGATAGAGTTTCCGCTGCCCGCTTGCATATTTCGCACTCGAAGATTATATTCACAGCTGGGCCACCGCCGAAAGTGCGATAGAGATAGTCCCACAGCGGCTGGGAAATGGGCACCGCAATCTGGCTGATCATGTCCGCCTTGGAATGTAGAATTCCGCCGTGGGGGCAGAGCATCTCCTGGTTGTTAATGGGCCCCGGTTCCGAGAAGGTGGCCAGCCTGGAGAGCCACTCGCGGGTGACATAAAACTGAATGTCCGAGTCGCACAAAGGATGGCTAGTAGACAAGGTCATCGCCTCATCCCGCACCAGTTTCATCTGGGGGTTGTGCTTCTGGTAGAAGAGTACGTACGCCTGGCAGGTTTGAACCACTTCCGGGGAGACCTCCGTCACAAACTGGTCGTCGAACTCGTACCACTTGCCGTTCAACGCATTGCGGGCATAGCAAGTGTAATGGCCACCACCCACCGTTCCGTGGTGGCAAATCACCGACGACAGGTTATAAATGGGCACCTCGCTCTTGCAGTCCTTGTGGACGTAGGGCCGCATATCGAAGCCCTCAAGGGGAAAGTAAACGTCGGAGGAGATCTTCGAGCTGTAGGAAAGATCGTGGCGAAAGCGCTTCAGGTGGATGCACAAAACCTCGGGGAGAGTGAGGACACGGGAGTACTTGATGCCCGTGCGGAGTTTCTGGCAGCGCTCGCagctgaaaaaataaaattactaagTAATCTATTTCATTGACAtcagagccctgcgtgaatcattcaatttttgttttatcatagtatgatGCCATTAAATTTCTGATTGTTAATTCTATTCTATATGAAATAAactgaatgtttttctaaatcatttcgaattgaatgaatgaatgaataatttttatgaattttttgaatttgccagatttttttgtgctttcttttaagaaatgaaatttctgattatttaatttaattctatatgaaataaattgaatgtttttctaattcatttggaattgaatgaatgaatgaataatttgtatgaattttttgaatttgccagattttttttgctttcttttaatcacaaaatgatggccctttcttcttctaaagaaattgtcgtttgaattatttcggaattcacgccattcaattctattaaactctaaattctaattaattcattcatataaaacaaaacattccaaataattaattgaatccattcatgcagggctcatATTGGCACCCTTACCTGTACATATTGTCGCCCTTCAGCTCGTCAGCGCTGAAGAAACTGGCCATGCAGTCGTAGAGCGTCACCGAGGGTCCGTAGATCCAGGAGCGCAGCATGTTCCACATCCAGGCCAGCCAGCCCTCGTTGCTCCTCGCGGACGTTTCGGCGGCATTCAGGCTCTGCACGCTGAGGCTGTGCGTCTGATGCAGGACGTTGAGGAAATCGCGGTTGGGAATGGGCAGCGAGAGGTCCTGGAATGTTTCCTCGCGCGTGGACACGCGATCGCAGGTCAGGCACTGCACAGAGGACAGCAGCTTCCCATCGAACACGTCGCTTATTATAGAGCGAGCTGCCTCCACGGGTTTCTGTTCCGCATTtttctgctgatgctgctgcagctgtggatgctgctgctggtgcacCGGATGAGCGTCTGAACTGTTTGTCCGGCAGGGCGTCACAAAGTACTCGGTCTTTAGGAGAACCTCCCCCGATCGCTCCGACATGCTGCTCTCGCAGGTGTCGTACTCGCTCTCGGAAGCCGCCGGCGTCAGGGACACCGGTGCCGTCTCATCCTCGTTGTCGTCATCCGTTTCGCTAGCCTGCTGATGTGACTGCGCCTGGTTTTGAGCCTGCGGCAGGCGGGAAACCTGCTCCGTGAGCTCCTCGTGCAGCTGGTCCATGAAGCAGCGCAGGAACTCCTGGGTGTCGTGCTGCTGAAAGCCCCGGAACATGGGATGCACCGTGCGAATGCCATACAGAATGCCACGCGGGGCAATGAAATCTGCAAAATCTTAAACTTCAGTAGGTGTTTTCCCAGATAGGAAGATGAGTGAGGCAACAGAACCTTTGGGATCTTCGACAT from Drosophila takahashii strain IR98-3 E-12201 chromosome 2R, DtakHiC1v2, whole genome shotgun sequence encodes:
- the Usp20-33 gene encoding ubiquitin carboxyl-terminal hydrolase 20 gives rise to the protein MSLSPDPNQHSLHVEHLNRVADGDQGHKLANGHAMGDPRSSRCHDKLFSGSLKSLARKEESEGSSGGENQDNKARGSGTGLVGLQNIANTCYMNSALQALSNLPPMTHYFINCSDLVEYIAEQSARRCKPGGLAKSYRRLMQDIWQDVEDPKDFIAPRGILYGIRTVHPMFRGFQQHDTQEFLRCFMDQLHEELTEQVSRLPQAQNQAQSHQQASETDDDNEDETAPVSLTPAASESEYDTCESSMSERSGEVLLKTEYFVTPCRTNSSDAHPVHQQQHPQLQQHQQKNAEQKPVEAARSIISDVFDGKLLSSVQCLTCDRVSTREETFQDLSLPIPNRDFLNVLHQTHSLSVQSLNAAETSARSNEGWLAWMWNMLRSWIYGPSVTLYDCMASFFSADELKGDNMYSCERCQKLRTGIKYSRVLTLPEVLCIHLKRFRHDLSYSSKISSDVYFPLEGFDMRPYVHKDCKSEVPIYNLSSVICHHGTVGGGHYTCYARNALNGKWYEFDDQFVTEVSPEVVQTCQAYVLFYQKHNPQMKLVRDEAMTLSTSHPLCDSDIQFYVTREWLSRLATFSEPGPINNQEMLCPHGGILHSKADMISQIAVPISQPLWDYLYRTFGGGPAVNIIFECEICKRAAETLSRRQLYELNEFTKYNGLQNEFDSTAIYAIAMPWLRSWQQFSRGKTHKDPGPIANEGIAAPTENSSLNGTATVSCVRLGSDYAQLNARLWRFLHNIYGGGPEIMLRQALSDDDDAEEIEIIDQDDECDDEEVDQEEEEVATANYHHNHSDTESNLGRRTTPSPSPSLSPSSPSLTTKRQSVEAESDLRPNSPKSKRSRSKMKVSALRLNMRKRGKRNRSAFKQHAEMFGAKGNYNAHTNTDSPESENLNGEKDADKDKDRTVAFPSEYSLPISIPFQSDNFQVNGVHEKSREKGKLRNSSRNGSTATSAKEKVTLQKFVTLREANGPSDETDI